From Leptolyngbya sp. 'hensonii':
TTCCGCAGCTACCAGAAACCAAACCCCTGCCAGAATGTAACAAATCCAAATTATGGATCTTTTGTACTATAATAAACTACTAGCGCAGTCCAACCAAGGTATAGATTAACGAAATGCCTTAGGATAAAGATGGCGATCGAAATTGAACGCAAATTTCTAGTAAATGGAGAAGCGTGGCGCAGTCTCGGCCAGGGCACGCCCTATCGCCAGGGCTATATTGCGACGGTCAATGGCACAACTGTGCGGGTGCGAATTGCCGGAACCCAGGGCTACATTACCCTGAAGGGATTCAAGACTGTGCTGGCCCGATCTGAGTTCGAATATCCCATCCCCCTGGAGGACGCCGCCACCCTGCTGGAGCAGTTCTGCGATCGGCCCTTGATTGAGAAAGTACGCTATCGGATTCCGATCGGGGATCTGGTCTGGGAAGTGGATGAGTTCACCGGAGAAAACCAGGGTCTGATCGTGGCCGAGGTGGAACTGCAGGATGAACAGCAAGCCATTGAGCTGCCGGATTGGGTTGGCGCAGAAGTTTCCCACGACCCCCGCTACCTGAACGCCAACCTGGTCCGGCACCCCTACAGCCGCTGGTGATCAGGTTGAGGCAAACCGCCGATCGACCACGGCCCAATTCACCACATTCCACCAGGCAGTCAGGTAATCGGCCCGCCGGTTCTGGTACTTGAGATAGTAGGCATGCTCCCAGACATCATTGCCCAGGATCGGCGTCAGTCCCTCGCTCAGAGGACTATCCTGGTTCGCCGTACTCATCACCTTGAGCTGTCCCTGGGCATCCTGGACCAACCAGGCCCAGCCACTGCCAAAGCACTTCATCCCGGCCTGATTAAATTGCTGCTTGAAACTATCGAAGCTGCCAAACTGTTTTTTAATCGCCTGACCCAGTTCCCCCTGAGGCTCCCCACCCCCATCCGGCCCCATACTTGACCAGAACAGAGTGTGATTGACGTGGCCCCCGCCATGATTGCGTACCGTGGTGCGAATTTCCTGGGGTACCGCCTGCAAATCTTTGAGCAGGTCTTCCGCACTCTTGCCCTTCAAGTCTGGAAAGCGGGCGATCGCTCCATTCAGAGTCGCCACATAGGCTGCATGGTGCTTGTCATGATGAATCCGCATCGTGCGTTCATCAATATGAGGTTCCAAGGCATTGTAGGCGTAGGGCAACGGGGGCACCGTGAAGGGACCCTGGGGCAACTCCGCCGCCAGCGCTTCTAGCCCCAAAGACTCCATTCCCAGAAAGGTTCCGGCGGTTCCGGCTCCCAGCAACAACAGAACATGGCGGCGCTTGAGAGACATGATGCTTCTCCTCAGAGATTATTGTCAAATACGATGCGGGGAGCCAGCAGCTCAGTTTCGTCTACCTGAACCCATTGCCCGATCCCCAGAAAGCGATCGTCTCCATGGTAGACCCGAATCATGGCCTTTGACAGATCCATCCCTGGCGACCAGGGAATGGACTGGCCCTGGCACCAGCGCTGGGCTGCGGGCACCGGCAGGTCGATCGCCGGGAGATGTCTCAGGGCAGCATCAGGAGGAAGGGGCTGCCAGATCTCCTGTGGCAATCGGATCTCCAGATCTTCCAGGGTGAGGCTATCAGCCAACTGGAAGCCACAACTCTCGGTTCGCTCCAATTTTGCCAAGGTTCCGCCCGTCTGTAAGACCTCCCCCAAATCGCGGGCGATCGCCCGAATATAGGTGCCCGGACCACAGGCGATCTCCAGATCGATCTCCGGGAAATCCCCCGATCGCCAGGCCAAAATCTCAATCCGCGATACTACTACAGATCGGACAGGCACCTCGATCGTCTCACCGGCTCGGGCCAGATTGTACAGTCGCTGCCCCTGCACCTGAATCGCACTGTACATCGGTGGCACCTGCTGGATCTGACCGACAAATTGGGGCAGCGCAGCCTGTACCTGGGGCAGATCCAGATGGGGAACCGCATGAGCCGCGATCACCTCCCCCTCCAGATCATCCGTGGTGGTTTGCAGGCCAAACCGCACCGTCGCCCGATAGGCTTTCCCATCCGGCAAAAACTGCAATAGGCGCGTAGCCCGATCGAGGGCTATCGGCAATACCCCAGTTGCCGCCGGGTCCAGGGTACCCCCATGGCCCACTCGCTTCATTTTCAACAAGCGCCGCACCCGAGCTACACAGTCGTGAGACGTCAGGCCAGCCGGTTTGTTCAGATTTAAAAACCCACAAAAATTCGCCATAGATTGTGCTGAGGAAAGCTCCGACGGTTATTGCACGGATCCGCCGATCGCCTGCTCTAGTTGAGCCGTGGTCAAAGATTGCACCAGATGAAGATCCAGAGGTCCCTGACTCAGAAAGTCTGCATAAGCAGCAGTCAGGTAAGCCCGGTATTCCGATCGACCCGCCACATAAGTCTGAAAAAAAGCAACCGTCAGGGCATTCATGTAGCGACGGGCAATTCGAGGATTAGGCCCAACCAGGGCATCAGGAATTGGGACAGGCCCACCCGCAGGTCCTGCTTCTGCAATCATGGAAAAGTGTGTCCCACCTTTGACAGCCGCCAGGTAGCGATGGGTGGTCGTCAACCAGGTGAAAGGAAAGAGTTGTTCGGGCAGTGCCGGGGTTACAGTATCCGCCAAACCCGTCACGACCATCACGGGCACTTGAATTTTGCTCAAGCTTTCTTTCCCCAGGACCGTGCCTGCCACCGGGTTAATCGCGATCGTCGCCTTAATGCGAGAATCATAGAGGATACGAGATGCATTCACCTGGGTAGCCAAACACTGAAGCAAGAGAGACAGATTCAGAGAGTCCGCACCCGGTGGACAAGCTTGCTGGAGCCGGGAAAAGTTAATCCCAGGGCTAACCACCACCAGCGCCGTATAGCCTCCAAAGGATTGACCCACAATCCCAACCTGACGGGTGTTGAGGAGACCGCGATACTCAGAGACTCCCTGGCTGAGTTGCTCCAGTTCATCCAACAAAAATCGGATATCCAGGGGCCGATCGATGAATTCTGAAGGCTCCACCACCTCACTGGCCCGACCACTGATCAGGGCACTCAACTGTCGGGCATTACTGCCCAAATGCTCCGGCACCGCCACCGCAAATCCGTAGGAAGCGAGTTGCTGAGCCAGATAAGCCAGGGTGCTCCGGTCTGAACCGACACCGTGGGAAATGACGATCACCGGGTAGGGAGGTTGGGGGGCATCCTGGGAGCGTTGCCCCTGGGGCAGATAAATATCCGCCGGATAGGTCCGCTGCCGGGATAGATCATTGAGAACGATCGTGCGCTGCTTCCAGGTGTAGGGGCCGCGATTCCGCAAATCGGGTTGATCCTTAAAGGGAATCACCGGAATCGTCGTTGCTTCCGTAGCAGCCACCCGAAAGATGGCAGCCTGGGCCTGATTGGTTTGCTGAATAAACTGCTGCAAAACACCCGCAATCTCCAGAGAGCGGGCTACATTAATTCGCAGTTCCCGGCTGGGAAATTTTTTCAGTACATTCAGCAGGGTCAGACCATCAGCATCCGCCGCTGATAGGATCAGGGCCGATCGGATAGCATAAAACCCAGACAGGCCGGAATCCACCTGGATCACCTGCCCCAGACGTTGGAGCAGGTTTTCTCCGATCGGGGTGTAGAGAAATTGAGAAATCGCCACCGGACTGAGGTCAATCCGGCTCAGGAGCACCGAACGAAACTGCTGCAACTGTCCAGGCTCAACATACTCGGCATAAGCAGCCAGATCATCTTTAATCACCCCAGTTCTGGCATAGGTCTCCAGGGAATTG
This genomic window contains:
- a CDS encoding CYTH domain-containing protein — encoded protein: MAIEIERKFLVNGEAWRSLGQGTPYRQGYIATVNGTTVRVRIAGTQGYITLKGFKTVLARSEFEYPIPLEDAATLLEQFCDRPLIEKVRYRIPIGDLVWEVDEFTGENQGLIVAEVELQDEQQAIELPDWVGAEVSHDPRYLNANLVRHPYSRW
- a CDS encoding superoxide dismutase, which produces MESLGLEALAAELPQGPFTVPPLPYAYNALEPHIDERTMRIHHDKHHAAYVATLNGAIARFPDLKGKSAEDLLKDLQAVPQEIRTTVRNHGGGHVNHTLFWSSMGPDGGGEPQGELGQAIKKQFGSFDSFKQQFNQAGMKCFGSGWAWLVQDAQGQLKVMSTANQDSPLSEGLTPILGNDVWEHAYYLKYQNRRADYLTAWWNVVNWAVVDRRFAST
- the truB gene encoding tRNA pseudouridine(55) synthase TruB translates to MANFCGFLNLNKPAGLTSHDCVARVRRLLKMKRVGHGGTLDPAATGVLPIALDRATRLLQFLPDGKAYRATVRFGLQTTTDDLEGEVIAAHAVPHLDLPQVQAALPQFVGQIQQVPPMYSAIQVQGQRLYNLARAGETIEVPVRSVVVSRIEILAWRSGDFPEIDLEIACGPGTYIRAIARDLGEVLQTGGTLAKLERTESCGFQLADSLTLEDLEIRLPQEIWQPLPPDAALRHLPAIDLPVPAAQRWCQGQSIPWSPGMDLSKAMIRVYHGDDRFLGIGQWVQVDETELLAPRIVFDNNL
- a CDS encoding alpha/beta hydrolase — its product is MAAERIHVSYSVLERSISINSLETYARTGVIKDDLAAYAEYVEPGQLQQFRSVLLSRIDLSPVAISQFLYTPIGENLLQRLGQVIQVDSGLSGFYAIRSALILSAADADGLTLLNVLKKFPSRELRINVARSLEIAGVLQQFIQQTNQAQAAIFRVAATEATTIPVIPFKDQPDLRNRGPYTWKQRTIVLNDLSRQRTYPADIYLPQGQRSQDAPQPPYPVIVISHGVGSDRSTLAYLAQQLASYGFAVAVPEHLGSNARQLSALISGRASEVVEPSEFIDRPLDIRFLLDELEQLSQGVSEYRGLLNTRQVGIVGQSFGGYTALVVVSPGINFSRLQQACPPGADSLNLSLLLQCLATQVNASRILYDSRIKATIAINPVAGTVLGKESLSKIQVPVMVVTGLADTVTPALPEQLFPFTWLTTTHRYLAAVKGGTHFSMIAEAGPAGGPVPIPDALVGPNPRIARRYMNALTVAFFQTYVAGRSEYRAYLTAAYADFLSQGPLDLHLVQSLTTAQLEQAIGGSVQ